Proteins found in one Scomber scombrus chromosome 15, fScoSco1.1, whole genome shotgun sequence genomic segment:
- the LOC133995634 gene encoding uncharacterized protein LOC133995634: protein MFGDISKTVVLDLGAENDLNYNENVNQKIEMLTLVKVRRNFLNITKYTIINKTLLNLLEEPDFNPDVTEEVLVVDFENQRDKGGRGSVEAGVDAPQMKVKLTASMDTVDGVSSFTLKKRTVDTHQLERMEDKKIKMKLVDMLKLKQKEKLTCVYQTVYNTTPVTFYVKARKSGLVSGMFNRIFHVSLESNKKEETSFTVPKDTTFAYGLIEINTQGGTLGIPPRLTKVTRHGKGWAGNISFDGDGDDSCKTLEELKEEISEKACLLKPLETLPQSSRRNLLKVLSELVRDRDALTLLEETLDKEMTECPQSQSVSSFMALLREASSKQRDAVHMLVTALDGLPDGAAALLTACSPETLRVLQQLVSCLMEDGQARLPESLPVSLQEEGEIRWLAEILCLTDQKLKELRDQWDGQELPREMLLELVCLVVQGLSLMQP from the exons atgtttggAGATATATCCAAAACAGTTGTTTTGGATCTGGGTGCTGAGAACGATCTCAACTACAATGAAAATGTCAACCAGAAGATTGAGATGCTGACTTTAGTTAAAGTCAGAAGGAACTTCCTCAACATCACCAAGTACACGATCATCAATAAAACACTGCTCAACCTGCTGGAGGAACCGGACTTTAACCCAG ATGTCACAGAGGAGGTTCTCGTGGTGGATTTTGAGAACCAGAGAGACAAAGGTGGTCGAGGCTCTGTAGAAGCAGGAGTTGATGCACCtcaaatgaaagtgaaattgACTGCATCCATGGACACTGTGGACGGAGTGTCCTCCTTCACTCTGAAGAAAAGGACAGTGGACACCCATCAATTGGAGAGAATGGAAGACAa GAAGATAAAGATGAAGTTGGTGGACATGCTCAAACTAAAGCAGAAAGAGAAGCTGACTTGTGTTTACCAGACGGTCTACAACACCACTCCTGTCACATTTTATGTAAAAGCGAGAAAGAGCGGTTTAGTGTCGGGAATGTTCAATAGAATATTCCATGTGTCGCTGGAG AGCAACAAGAAGGAGGAGACGAGCTTCACTGTTCCCAAAGACACCACCTTTGCTTACGGCCTGATAGAGATCAACACTCAGGGCGGGACTCTGG GAATTCCTCCACGACTCACGAAAGTGACGCGTCACGGGAAAG GATGGGCGGGGAACATCAGCTTCGACGGAGATGGAGACGACTCCTGTAAGACGCTGGAAGAACTGAAGGAAG AAATATCAGAAAAGGCATGTCTTCTGAAGCCGCTGGAAACACTTCCTCAGTCGAGCCGTCGTAATCTGCTGAAAGTGCTCAGTGAGCTCGTGCGTGACAGAGATGCTCTCACACTGCTGGAGGAAACA TTGGATAAAGAAATGACTGAGTGTCCACAGTCTCAGAGTGTCTCTTCATTTATGGCTCTTCTTCGTGAAGCCTCCTCCAAACAGAGAGATGCTGTTCATATGCTGGTCACAGCCTTAGACG GTCTACCAGACGGTGCTGCTGCTCTTCTGACTGCCTGCAGTCCTGAAACACTCAGAGTTCTCCAGCAGCTG GTGAGTTGTCTAATGGAGGACGGTCAGGCCAGACTTCCAGAGTCTTTGCCCGTCTCCCtgcaggaggaaggagagattcGCTGGTTGGCCGAGATCCTCTGTTTGACTGATCAGAAGCTGAAAGAGCTGAGAGATCAGTGGGACGGACAAGAGTTACCACGAGAGATGCTGCTGGAGCTTGTGTGTCTCGTCGTGCAGGGACTCAGCCTGATGCAGCCTTAA